Proteins from a single region of Haloarcula laminariae:
- a CDS encoding NAD(P)/FAD-dependent oxidoreductase, whose amino-acid sequence MTPNLAVVGAGAAGAAAAYALRDTAVDVTVFEKSRGVCGRAATRRKDDCTYEYGANYLKADDERVTELVTETLPTEGLVDVDEPIYAFERDGDIDEGRDSDDHKWTYEAGITQLAKRLFAETDATVHNGVRVETLDRETDGWRVHAADGTDHGRYDALLLTPPAPQTADLLGEADWDHDDCRDLRRTVASVPYRTVVAGMFHYPFELDVPWYAAVNADKAHDIGWLAREECKAGHVPDGESLLLVQMNEGWSVANYDAHPDRLLEEMAQRTAHLLDDDRLTDPDWTDHQHWRYAQPEETVDRDALAPAADHDLYFAGDWVAEEPRLHAAVRNGLEVGETVAERL is encoded by the coding sequence ATGACACCGAACCTTGCTGTCGTCGGCGCCGGCGCGGCGGGCGCCGCAGCGGCGTACGCGCTCCGGGATACGGCCGTCGATGTCACGGTCTTCGAGAAGAGCCGCGGCGTCTGTGGCCGCGCGGCCACGCGACGCAAGGACGACTGCACCTACGAGTACGGTGCGAACTACCTCAAGGCCGACGACGAGCGGGTGACCGAGCTGGTCACCGAGACGCTGCCGACCGAGGGGCTCGTCGACGTCGACGAGCCGATATACGCCTTCGAGCGCGACGGCGACATCGATGAGGGCCGTGACAGCGACGACCACAAGTGGACCTACGAGGCTGGCATCACACAGCTGGCGAAGCGGCTGTTCGCGGAAACCGACGCGACGGTCCACAACGGCGTCCGCGTGGAGACGCTGGACCGCGAGACCGACGGCTGGCGCGTCCACGCCGCCGACGGAACCGACCACGGCCGCTACGACGCGCTCCTGCTCACGCCGCCGGCGCCCCAGACCGCCGACCTGCTCGGCGAGGCGGACTGGGACCACGACGACTGTCGGGACCTCCGCCGGACGGTCGCCTCGGTCCCCTATCGGACCGTCGTCGCCGGGATGTTCCACTACCCCTTCGAACTCGACGTGCCCTGGTACGCCGCCGTCAACGCCGACAAGGCCCACGACATCGGCTGGCTCGCCCGCGAGGAGTGCAAGGCGGGCCACGTCCCCGACGGGGAGTCGCTCCTGCTGGTCCAGATGAACGAGGGCTGGTCGGTCGCCAACTACGACGCCCACCCCGACCGGCTACTGGAGGAGATGGCCCAGCGGACGGCACACCTGCTGGACGACGACCGCCTGACCGACCCGGACTGGACGGACCACCAGCACTGGCGCTACGCCCAGCCCGAGGAGACGGTCGACCGGGACGCCCTCGCCCCCGCGGCCGACCACGACCTCTACTTCGCCGGCGACTGGGTGGCCGAGGAGCCACGCCTGCACGCCGCCGTCCGCAACGGGCTGGAGGTCGGCGAGACGGTCGCCGAACGGCTCTGA
- a CDS encoding MBL fold metallo-hydrolase, with protein MVRELRPGVWLLELGLFPPLASNAYLVDERAVGGDGDALTLVDTGLWWNRPTIGDELDAVGYGPTDLDRVLLTHYDLDHVGGLNRLVPAFDGPVSVGRDDLDLLAGRAEPALLHHKGLFHRASRRLFPLPELTLEPLDDGDTVGGFTAYHTPGHNPGHVVYHHADASAAFLGDLVWAGDDGGLTTPFWGDSYDMDELRTNIGALADRIPAFDVAAMGHGDPLLTGGSDALRALAEQV; from the coding sequence ATGGTCAGGGAACTCAGGCCGGGCGTGTGGCTACTGGAGCTCGGCCTGTTCCCGCCGCTGGCCTCGAACGCCTACCTCGTCGACGAGCGGGCGGTCGGGGGCGACGGCGACGCGCTCACGCTCGTCGACACCGGCCTGTGGTGGAACAGACCCACTATCGGCGACGAACTCGATGCTGTGGGGTACGGCCCGACCGACCTCGACCGCGTGCTGCTCACCCACTACGACCTCGACCACGTCGGCGGGCTGAACCGGCTCGTCCCGGCGTTCGACGGTCCGGTCTCCGTGGGTCGTGACGACCTCGACCTGCTGGCGGGGCGTGCCGAACCGGCACTGCTCCACCACAAGGGGCTCTTTCACCGGGCGAGCCGCCGGCTCTTTCCGCTGCCGGAGCTCACACTCGAACCGCTGGACGACGGCGACACCGTCGGCGGTTTCACCGCCTACCACACGCCGGGGCACAACCCGGGCCACGTGGTCTACCACCACGCGGACGCCTCGGCGGCGTTTCTCGGCGACCTGGTGTGGGCGGGCGACGACGGCGGCCTGACGACGCCGTTCTGGGGCGACTCCTACGACATGGACGAGCTCCGAACGAACATCGGTGCCCTCGCCGACCGGATTCCGGCCTTCGACGTGGCCGCGATGGGGCACGGCGACCCGCTGTTGACCGGGGGGAGCGACGCGTTGCGGGCCCTGGCTGAACAGGTGTAA
- a CDS encoding SRPBCC family protein yields the protein MGAIVRETRIAAPRDRVFDLARHVEAHVATMPEERAEGATGLLELGDRVTFKQRQFGVPFELTAEVTDMDRSRRFVDEQLSGVFGSLVHEHTFEEDGTGTVMRDTVQFTMPFGPVGRLGEPVARRRLRGLVDYHADALRELAEGDEWDQFLDD from the coding sequence GTGGGCGCAATCGTTCGGGAGACCCGGATAGCCGCGCCCCGCGACCGCGTCTTCGACCTCGCTCGCCACGTCGAGGCCCACGTCGCGACGATGCCCGAGGAGCGCGCCGAGGGCGCGACCGGACTGCTGGAACTGGGCGACCGCGTCACGTTCAAGCAACGACAGTTCGGCGTCCCGTTCGAACTCACCGCCGAGGTCACCGACATGGACCGCTCGCGTCGCTTCGTCGACGAGCAGCTATCGGGCGTCTTCGGTTCGCTCGTCCACGAGCACACCTTCGAGGAGGACGGTACGGGAACCGTGATGCGCGATACCGTGCAGTTCACGATGCCGTTCGGCCCGGTAGGGCGGCTCGGCGAGCCGGTCGCCCGACGGCGGCTCCGGGGGCTCGTCGACTACCACGCGGACGCGTTGCGGGAACTGGCCGAAGGCGACGAGTGGGACCAGTTCCTCGACGACTGA
- a CDS encoding tRNA uridine(34) 5-carboxymethylaminomethyl modification radical SAM/GNAT enzyme Elp3, which yields MSTETTEPEETEAFQQVCAELVDRILAGEVERDDVESAKIDVCREYSAPKVPQNSELLDYAPQEHREVLEEVLQRKPVRTASGVSPIAIMTSPHRCPHGKCLYCPGGPDSEFSSAQSYTGHEPAAARGEQNDYDPYGQVTLRLNQLREIGHPVDKAELIVMGGTMTARSHDYQEWFVKRAIEAMNDFDPEADPSPKEGESFAQDPDEYEFRYLEDVIAENETADVRNVATTFETKPDWCDPEQIDRMLNLGGTKVEVGVQTTFERINREMHRGHGVQASIDANRRLRDSAFKVGFHMMPGQPGMSKEMCLEDFRRIFSESRWKPDYLKIYPTLVVPGTVTYDWWQKNDFDPLNNEEAAELVAEIKDMIPRYTRLQRVQRDIPADFIEGGVWKSNLRQLAWKEMEKHGWSCDCIRCREAGHKDEVAEDIELNVMTYEACGGTEHFISFEDFETDVLVGFCRLRFPSHADGGTGPSAAADPVRRELEDAALVRELHVYGNSVGVGQSAGDDDHQHKGFGKRLLARAEELARDAGFSKISVISGIGVRQYYREKLGYKQDGPYVSKRLE from the coding sequence ATGAGCACGGAGACGACGGAGCCCGAGGAGACCGAGGCCTTCCAGCAGGTGTGTGCGGAGCTGGTCGACCGCATCCTCGCCGGCGAGGTCGAACGCGACGACGTCGAGAGCGCCAAGATTGACGTCTGCCGGGAGTACTCGGCCCCGAAGGTCCCACAGAACTCCGAACTGCTCGACTACGCCCCACAGGAACACCGCGAGGTCCTGGAGGAGGTCCTCCAGCGAAAACCGGTCCGCACCGCCTCGGGCGTCTCGCCGATAGCGATAATGACCTCGCCACACCGGTGTCCCCACGGGAAGTGCCTCTACTGCCCCGGCGGCCCGGACTCGGAGTTCTCCTCGGCCCAGTCCTACACCGGCCACGAGCCCGCCGCGGCCCGCGGCGAGCAAAACGACTACGACCCGTATGGCCAGGTCACGCTGCGGCTCAATCAGCTCCGGGAGATCGGCCACCCGGTCGACAAGGCCGAACTCATCGTCATGGGCGGGACGATGACTGCCCGCTCTCATGACTACCAAGAGTGGTTCGTCAAGCGGGCCATCGAGGCGATGAACGACTTCGACCCGGAGGCCGACCCCAGCCCGAAGGAGGGCGAGAGCTTCGCACAGGACCCCGACGAGTACGAGTTCCGGTATCTGGAGGACGTCATCGCGGAGAACGAGACCGCCGACGTGCGAAACGTCGCGACGACCTTCGAGACCAAGCCGGACTGGTGTGACCCCGAGCAGATAGACCGGATGCTGAACCTGGGCGGGACGAAAGTCGAGGTCGGCGTCCAGACGACCTTCGAGCGCATCAACCGCGAGATGCACCGCGGCCACGGCGTCCAGGCCAGCATCGACGCCAACCGCCGGCTCAGGGACTCGGCGTTCAAGGTCGGCTTCCACATGATGCCGGGCCAGCCCGGGATGTCCAAGGAGATGTGTCTGGAGGACTTCCGGCGCATCTTCTCGGAATCGCGCTGGAAGCCCGACTACCTCAAGATATACCCGACGCTCGTCGTCCCGGGCACCGTCACCTACGACTGGTGGCAGAAGAACGACTTCGACCCGCTGAACAACGAGGAGGCCGCCGAGCTCGTCGCCGAAATCAAGGACATGATTCCCCGCTACACCCGCCTCCAGCGCGTCCAGCGGGACATCCCGGCCGACTTCATCGAGGGCGGCGTCTGGAAGTCCAACCTCAGACAGCTCGCCTGGAAAGAGATGGAGAAACACGGCTGGTCCTGTGACTGCATCCGCTGTCGCGAGGCCGGCCACAAGGACGAGGTCGCGGAGGACATCGAGCTGAACGTGATGACCTACGAGGCCTGTGGCGGCACGGAGCACTTCATCTCCTTCGAGGACTTCGAGACCGACGTGCTGGTGGGCTTTTGCCGGCTCCGGTTCCCATCCCACGCGGACGGCGGAACGGGGCCGTCCGCGGCAGCGGACCCCGTCAGGCGGGAACTCGAAGACGCGGCGCTGGTTCGGGAGCTCCACGTCTACGGGAACTCGGTGGGCGTCGGCCAGTCGGCCGGTGACGACGACCACCAGCACAAGGGGTTCGGCAAGCGTCTGCTCGCCAGAGCCGAGGAACTGGCCCGCGACGCCGGCTTCTCGAAGATTTCCGTCATCTCGGGTATCGGCGTCCGGCAGTACTACCGCGAGAAGCTCGGCTACAAGCAGGACGGCCCCTACGTCAGCAAACGGCTGGAGTGA
- a CDS encoding cupin domain-containing protein, giving the protein MSDGPVNAAELDWTEHDHGDRQFKRKQLADAAGGEKLGTSLYEVPAGKRLWVRHYHEGNEESIFVLDGEGTLFLGPDETEHDLEAGDYVALPAGEESAHDIEAGEAGLRLLMSGTMEEPDITVYPDRDMVGLYAGSAPGGDSEARSLSTYLDLHAELDYWED; this is encoded by the coding sequence ATGAGCGACGGCCCCGTCAACGCAGCCGAACTCGACTGGACCGAACACGACCACGGCGACCGCCAGTTCAAACGGAAGCAACTCGCCGACGCCGCCGGCGGCGAGAAGCTGGGGACCAGCCTCTACGAGGTCCCCGCGGGCAAGCGCCTCTGGGTCCGCCACTACCACGAGGGCAACGAGGAGTCAATCTTCGTCCTCGACGGCGAAGGGACGCTGTTTCTGGGACCGGACGAGACCGAACACGACCTCGAAGCCGGGGACTACGTCGCCCTCCCGGCCGGGGAAGAGAGCGCCCACGACATCGAGGCCGGCGAGGCGGGGCTCCGGCTGCTGATGAGCGGAACGATGGAGGAGCCCGACATCACCGTCTACCCGGACCGGGACATGGTGGGCCTCTACGCCGGGAGCGCCCCCGGCGGCGACAGCGAGGCGCGGTCGCTGTCGACGTATCTCGACTTACACGCCGAACTGGACTACTGGGAGGACTGA
- a CDS encoding DHH family phosphoesterase gives MGSCIICGTSVDGHICDLHEEDALFEFRGNSADQLNVGRYYRGNVDGFAEFGVFVDIGDSVTGLLHRSELDQRLDSLDWDAGDEVYVQVKNVRDNGNVDLGWSIRQAEREFRGVLVDDPDVGHSTLLDEDEDESGNADGDGATARSPDTADDASDDTDSEDDAAEEASDDTDSDDAAEEASESTTETAGASPEPEAGAVSRADGDDRVAEAGGTVGSNSDDEVVDEPAETDAGSAGTAVVESEAEPETVSIGALEDHVGDDVRLEGEVVGIRQTSGPTVFELQDESGTVDCAAFVEAGVRAYPDVDEGAFVRLDGEARERRGELQVETADLTVLDGEDREAVEQRLADALDDEARPDAAEPLAEDDTVEALSTDLVEAATEIRKAVLTERPVIVRHTNTADGYLAGSALERATLPLVTDQHRRSDAQYHYFDRRPLEGGVYDMDDATKDASQMLDNRERHDETLPLFVFVAAGGTRESLDGFDLLNVYGAPTVVVDDIAVDGAVTDAVDAVVSPSLADAPETTATTLAANVAAHVNDDVRDDLRHLPAVSFWEDAPAAYVDLASEAGYDAEAVTQLREAVALEAHYQSYEDKRELITDLVFGDDESDVGGLAGHVAEQFREKVDDEVDTAVANLEYHTVEGADIGVLDTDAYSHQYEFPPETLLLDELYRSVRGEVDAVVGVDTDTLYVRTDADLDLHELVADVDETVPEGGVTTRSVRDGSVRYLAGERDAVLDATLARLADDL, from the coding sequence ATGGGTTCGTGTATCATCTGCGGCACATCCGTCGACGGACACATCTGCGACCTCCACGAGGAGGACGCGTTGTTCGAGTTCCGAGGGAATAGCGCCGACCAGCTCAACGTTGGTCGATACTACCGCGGCAACGTGGACGGCTTCGCCGAGTTCGGCGTCTTCGTCGACATCGGCGACAGCGTCACCGGGCTGCTCCACCGCAGCGAACTGGACCAGCGTCTCGACTCGCTGGACTGGGACGCCGGCGACGAGGTGTACGTCCAGGTCAAGAACGTCCGCGACAACGGCAACGTGGACCTCGGCTGGTCCATCCGACAGGCCGAGCGGGAGTTCCGCGGCGTCCTGGTGGACGACCCCGACGTGGGCCACTCGACGCTGCTGGACGAGGACGAAGACGAATCGGGAAACGCTGACGGGGACGGAGCGACCGCTCGGTCCCCCGACACGGCCGACGACGCGTCGGACGACACCGATTCCGAAGACGACGCTGCCGAAGAAGCGTCGGACGACACTGACTCCGACGACGCGGCCGAGGAAGCGTCCGAGTCGACCACGGAGACTGCGGGCGCTTCCCCCGAGCCGGAAGCGGGCGCAGTGAGCCGGGCGGACGGCGACGACCGCGTGGCCGAGGCCGGCGGCACGGTCGGTTCGAACAGCGACGACGAGGTCGTCGACGAGCCGGCTGAAACGGACGCCGGAAGCGCCGGGACGGCAGTCGTCGAGTCCGAGGCCGAACCGGAGACCGTCTCCATCGGGGCCCTCGAAGACCACGTCGGCGACGATGTCCGACTCGAAGGCGAGGTCGTCGGTATCCGACAGACCTCCGGCCCGACGGTCTTCGAACTGCAGGACGAGAGCGGCACCGTCGACTGCGCCGCGTTCGTCGAAGCCGGCGTCCGCGCGTACCCCGACGTCGACGAGGGCGCGTTCGTCCGACTCGACGGCGAGGCGCGCGAGCGACGGGGCGAGCTGCAGGTCGAGACGGCGGACCTGACGGTCCTCGACGGCGAGGACCGCGAGGCAGTCGAGCAACGGCTCGCCGACGCCCTCGACGACGAGGCCCGACCGGACGCCGCCGAGCCCCTGGCCGAGGACGACACCGTCGAGGCCCTCTCGACCGACCTGGTCGAGGCGGCCACCGAAATCCGCAAGGCGGTCCTCACCGAGCGCCCGGTCATCGTCCGCCACACCAACACCGCCGACGGCTACCTCGCGGGCAGCGCCCTGGAACGCGCGACGCTCCCGCTGGTCACCGACCAGCACCGGCGGTCCGACGCCCAGTACCACTACTTCGACCGCCGGCCCCTGGAGGGCGGCGTCTACGACATGGACGACGCCACCAAGGACGCCTCGCAGATGCTGGACAACCGCGAACGCCACGACGAGACGCTCCCGCTGTTTGTCTTCGTCGCCGCCGGCGGCACCCGCGAGAGCCTCGACGGCTTCGACCTGCTGAACGTCTACGGCGCGCCGACCGTGGTCGTCGACGACATCGCGGTCGACGGCGCCGTCACCGACGCGGTCGACGCGGTCGTCTCGCCGAGCCTGGCCGACGCCCCGGAGACCACCGCGACGACGCTCGCGGCCAACGTCGCCGCCCACGTCAACGACGACGTGCGCGACGACCTCCGGCACCTCCCCGCCGTGAGCTTCTGGGAGGACGCCCCGGCGGCCTACGTCGACCTCGCGAGCGAGGCCGGCTACGACGCCGAGGCGGTCACCCAGCTTCGGGAGGCCGTCGCGCTCGAAGCGCACTACCAGTCCTACGAGGACAAGCGCGAGCTCATCACCGACCTCGTCTTCGGCGACGACGAGAGCGACGTCGGCGGGCTGGCCGGTCACGTCGCCGAGCAGTTCCGCGAGAAGGTCGACGACGAGGTGGACACCGCCGTGGCCAACCTGGAGTACCACACGGTCGAGGGGGCCGACATCGGTGTCCTCGACACGGACGCCTACTCCCACCAGTACGAGTTCCCGCCGGAGACGCTCCTGCTGGACGAGCTCTACCGCTCGGTCCGCGGCGAGGTCGACGCCGTCGTCGGCGTCGACACGGACACGCTGTACGTCCGCACCGACGCCGACCTCGACCTGCACGAGCTGGTCGCCGACGTCGACGAGACCGTGCCTGAGGGCGGCGTCACCACCCGGAGCGTGCGCGACGGCTCCGTCCGCTATCTCGCCGGCGAGCGCGACGCCGTGCTGGACGCGACGCTCGCACGCCTCGCCGACGACCTGTAG
- a CDS encoding YIP1 family protein has product MTQWVETTDTGRDRGPVAIVRAWAEVLRRPRRFFRTGIAPGDQAPGLVFASLVVLVEELGRFLVVELAARGLVSTGPFPYPAISGFSPGVAVLALLGIIVFVAPITVHLTAALQTLLLVPSSPDRGGISETVQVMCYAMAPCVVAGLPFPALRVAVTLWGAALYIVGTAVVHELSLPKAAVVGALPAAVLFGYGFRGFDALTALASASGL; this is encoded by the coding sequence GTGACACAGTGGGTCGAGACCACCGACACGGGACGGGACCGCGGGCCCGTAGCCATCGTGCGCGCCTGGGCGGAGGTCCTCCGGCGGCCGCGCCGGTTCTTCCGGACCGGTATCGCCCCGGGCGACCAGGCGCCGGGGCTCGTCTTCGCGTCGCTGGTCGTCCTCGTCGAGGAGCTGGGCCGCTTTCTCGTGGTCGAACTCGCCGCCCGCGGTCTCGTCTCGACCGGCCCGTTCCCCTATCCCGCTATCAGCGGGTTCTCGCCGGGCGTCGCCGTCCTCGCCCTCCTGGGTATCATCGTCTTCGTCGCGCCGATTACGGTCCACCTGACCGCGGCGTTACAGACGCTCCTGCTCGTTCCCAGTTCGCCGGACCGGGGCGGCATCAGCGAGACCGTCCAGGTGATGTGCTACGCGATGGCGCCCTGCGTCGTCGCGGGGCTCCCGTTCCCGGCCCTGCGGGTCGCCGTCACGCTCTGGGGCGCGGCGCTGTACATCGTCGGGACGGCCGTCGTCCACGAACTCAGCCTGCCGAAAGCCGCCGTGGTCGGCGCCCTCCCCGCCGCCGTCCTCTTTGGCTACGGCTTCCGGGGCTTCGACGCCCTGACGGCGCTCGCGAGTGCGAGCGGACTTTAA
- a CDS encoding NADPH-dependent FMN reductase, which translates to MSPPHVVGVVGSLRDTSYTRVAVSRALDAAEDAGGTTELFDLREYDLPVFDADARDAGDAPELKATVRAADSILLGTPVYHGSYSAPLKNALDYCGFDEFENKTVALLTVAGGGFPVTALDHLRSVCRSLNCWVIPHQAAIPKARTAIENGEITDAGIEERVARLGEETVQYANIEPDPPCLESVENVGADD; encoded by the coding sequence ATGTCACCACCACACGTGGTCGGCGTCGTGGGCAGTCTGCGCGACACGAGCTACACTCGCGTCGCCGTGTCGCGGGCCCTCGACGCGGCCGAGGACGCCGGCGGGACGACCGAACTGTTCGACCTCCGCGAGTACGACCTGCCCGTCTTCGACGCGGACGCCCGCGACGCCGGCGACGCGCCCGAACTGAAGGCGACCGTGCGCGCGGCCGACTCGATTCTGCTCGGGACCCCCGTCTACCACGGGTCGTACTCCGCGCCCCTGAAGAACGCGCTCGACTACTGCGGGTTCGACGAGTTCGAGAACAAGACCGTCGCCCTGCTCACCGTCGCCGGCGGGGGGTTCCCCGTCACCGCGCTCGACCACCTCCGGTCGGTCTGTCGCTCGCTCAACTGCTGGGTCATCCCCCACCAGGCGGCCATCCCGAAGGCGCGCACTGCCATCGAGAACGGTGAGATAACCGACGCGGGCATCGAGGAACGCGTCGCCAGGCTCGGCGAGGAGACGGTCCAGTACGCGAACATCGAACCCGACCCGCCGTGTCTGGAGAGCGTGGAGAACGTCGGCGCGGACGACTGA
- a CDS encoding A/G-specific adenine glycosylase, with amino-acid sequence MSEQAGDDDFLPDDLEAVQDALVEWYEADHRDYPWRRIDDPYEILVSEVMSQQTQLDRVVSAWEDFLERWPAVEDLAAAERGEVVGFWTDHSLGYNNRAKYLHEAARQVTEDRDGQWPTDPDGLSELMGVGPYTANAVASFAFNNGNAVVDTNVKRVLYRAFDVPDDDDDFEATAQRLMPAGRSEVWNNAIMELGGVACEKTPDCDGAQCPWREWCSAYQSGDFTAPDVPTQPEFEGSRRQFRGRVISVLNEYDELALDELGPRVRVDYAPDGEYGREWLRGLLSDLADDELVAVTDDGGEPVASLRS; translated from the coding sequence ATGAGTGAGCAGGCGGGAGACGACGACTTCCTCCCGGACGACCTGGAGGCAGTACAGGACGCCCTCGTCGAGTGGTACGAGGCCGACCACCGCGACTACCCGTGGCGCCGGATCGACGACCCCTACGAGATACTCGTCTCGGAGGTGATGAGCCAGCAGACACAACTGGACCGCGTCGTGTCGGCCTGGGAGGACTTCCTGGAGCGGTGGCCCGCAGTCGAGGACCTCGCGGCCGCCGAGCGGGGCGAGGTGGTGGGGTTCTGGACCGACCACTCGCTGGGGTACAACAACCGCGCGAAGTACCTCCACGAGGCGGCCCGGCAGGTGACTGAAGACCGCGACGGGCAGTGGCCGACCGACCCCGACGGCCTCTCGGAGCTGATGGGCGTCGGGCCCTACACCGCCAACGCCGTCGCCTCCTTCGCGTTCAACAACGGGAACGCCGTGGTGGACACGAACGTCAAGCGCGTCCTCTACCGCGCGTTCGACGTGCCCGATGACGACGACGATTTCGAGGCGACGGCCCAACGGCTCATGCCCGCTGGCCGGTCCGAGGTCTGGAACAACGCTATCATGGAACTCGGCGGGGTCGCCTGCGAGAAGACGCCCGACTGCGACGGCGCCCAGTGCCCCTGGCGCGAGTGGTGTTCGGCCTACCAGTCGGGCGATTTCACCGCGCCGGACGTACCGACCCAGCCCGAGTTCGAGGGGTCGCGCCGGCAGTTCCGGGGACGCGTCATCAGCGTCCTCAACGAGTACGACGAGCTCGCGCTGGACGAACTCGGCCCCCGCGTCCGGGTCGACTACGCGCCCGACGGCGAGTACGGCCGCGAGTGGCTGCGCGGCCTGCTCTCGGACCTCGCGGACGACGAACTCGTCGCGGTCACCGACGACGGCGGCGAGCCCGTCGCCAGCCTCCGGAGCTGA
- a CDS encoding DUF4010 domain-containing protein — MATPIQLAALGIDAGVLRILLAGALGMFLGLEREWSQKSAGIRTFALVSLLAAVFTVTGRDTLLTLGGVLVIVQGILLAVQGLREEEPTLSLTTSVSLLVAYGVGAVVAAGYILEGVTVAVFSSLLLVLKRELHSFAWGLSKQELRSGTEFAILAFVIYPLLPADPVRLPGDILSVTIELRVVWLMVVFVAGIGFVNYAVVQTYGGRGIAVTGFFGGLASSTAVVGTMIDHVRQEPAATSYAVAAILLADAAMALRNLLITVVFTVESGLLVSPLLPLAAVILGSVAVAAYTADWSEEVEMELVSPFSLANVLAFGGVFLLVVVVGGVASARFGTAGLYATSALSGLVSSAGATTSAVLLYRGGAIGETTAMVAILLATAASIAVKAAMTAPGPNRGFAGRVAIWSTVVLGGASLLAVALLV; from the coding sequence GTGGCGACTCCGATACAGCTGGCGGCCCTCGGGATAGACGCGGGCGTCCTGCGTATCCTGCTCGCGGGCGCGCTGGGGATGTTCCTCGGCCTCGAACGGGAGTGGTCCCAGAAGTCCGCGGGCATCCGGACGTTCGCACTGGTGAGCCTCCTGGCCGCGGTCTTCACCGTCACCGGGCGTGACACCCTGCTCACGCTGGGCGGGGTGTTGGTCATCGTCCAGGGGATACTGCTCGCCGTCCAGGGGCTCAGGGAGGAGGAACCGACGCTGTCGCTGACCACGTCCGTCTCACTGCTCGTGGCCTACGGCGTCGGGGCGGTCGTCGCCGCGGGGTACATCCTCGAGGGCGTGACCGTCGCCGTCTTCTCGTCGCTGTTGCTCGTCCTGAAGCGGGAGCTCCACAGCTTCGCCTGGGGGCTGAGCAAGCAGGAGTTGCGGTCGGGGACGGAGTTCGCCATCCTCGCCTTCGTCATCTACCCGCTGTTGCCGGCCGACCCCGTGCGGCTCCCCGGCGACATCCTCAGCGTGACCATCGAACTGCGCGTCGTCTGGCTCATGGTCGTCTTCGTCGCCGGTATCGGCTTCGTCAACTACGCCGTCGTCCAGACCTACGGCGGACGCGGCATCGCCGTCACCGGCTTTTTCGGCGGGCTGGCCTCCTCGACGGCCGTCGTCGGGACGATGATAGACCACGTCCGCCAGGAGCCCGCCGCCACGTCCTACGCCGTCGCGGCTATCCTGCTGGCCGACGCGGCGATGGCGCTTCGGAACCTCCTGATTACGGTTGTCTTCACCGTCGAGAGCGGCCTCCTCGTGTCGCCGCTGCTCCCGCTCGCGGCGGTCATCCTCGGGAGCGTCGCCGTCGCGGCCTACACCGCAGACTGGTCGGAGGAAGTCGAGATGGAGCTCGTCAGCCCGTTCTCGCTGGCGAACGTGCTCGCGTTCGGCGGCGTCTTCCTGCTCGTCGTCGTCGTCGGCGGTGTCGCCAGCGCTCGCTTTGGCACCGCCGGGCTGTACGCCACCTCGGCGCTGAGCGGGCTGGTCTCCAGCGCCGGCGCGACCACCTCGGCCGTCCTCCTCTACCGCGGCGGCGCCATCGGTGAGACGACGGCGATGGTCGCCATCCTCCTCGCGACCGCGGCCAGCATCGCCGTCAAGGCGGCCATGACCGCGCCGGGGCCGAACCGCGGGTTCGCGGGCCGTGTCGCCATCTGGAGCACCGTCGTCCTCGGCGGCGCGAGCCTGCTCGCGGTCGCATTGCTCGTCTAG